TCTACTCACTCTAACTACACCTGCGCCGGGATTTAGTCGGTGCCTCCGTTTATCCGCGCACTCAAGCTGCTCAAGTGCCGGAAATCCGTGCAATGCGTCGCACAATGACTCCCCCCTAACTTCCAAAAACCAGCCCCTTGATTGCCACGGATGGCTACGGTATAATACAGCAAAATGAATGATTACATCATGCCTGTGAAGAGCATCCAACTCGGAGGCGTTCTCGTTAAGGAGCTATACATATTTAGCTCCTAAGTTAACCGTTGCCGCACGTTATCGCGGAACTAAAGTGGATCGGACGGAAAATCGTTTGATCAATTTGGGTGGCACCGCGAGTAAAAAACGCTCCTCGTCCCATAAAGATGAGGGCGTTTTTTGCATTTTTATTACAGAGGAGCGCGGTGGCATGTTAGACATTAAGTGGATTAGACAGCATCATGAGCAAGTTCAGACGGTCGCAGATCAGAAGGGAATTAAGCTATCAATCGCGGAATTGCTAAAGTGTGACGATGTGCGACGTTCGCTTCTAAATCAATCGGAAACTTTTCGGGAATCCCGGAACAGCCTTTCTCAACAAATCGGCCAGATGGTTGCACAAGGAAAGCATGACCAGATTGAGCTGACCAAACAGAAGGTCAAAAGAATAAATGACGAATTACTAGAAATAGAAGCTACTCTATCTTCAACGGAAAAACACTACTTGCAGCTCATGGCGCTTGTTCCGAATGTTGTTTCTCCTGATACTCCTATTGGCCGTTCAGATGCTGACAACGTGGAGTTAAGACGAATAGGCAAACTACCGGTTACTGATTATGAGCTTAAAAGTCATGTTACATTGGGTGAATGGCATGATATGATCGATCTTCCCCGAGGAGTAAAAGCAGCTGGTACACGTAATTATTATCTAAAAGGAGACGGCGTTCTTCTACATCGAGCCGTTCAGCAACTAGCCCTAGATCTGCTGCTCGCAAAAGGCTTCACCCCCCTCGAAGTTCCGCTAATGACTCGTTCGGAGGCTCTATACAATACAGGTTTTTTCCCTCTTGGGGAGGAACAAACCTACCGGCTATCGGGGGAAAACAAATGGCTTGTTGGAACATCGGAAGTCCCTCTAGTAACCTATTACGCCAATGAGATCGTAAATGTTACAGAGCCTATCAAGCTGGCAGCAGCATCCGTATGCTTTCGAAACGAGGTTGGTTCTTCTGGTAAAGACGTTCAGGGACTCTATCGCGTTCACCAATTTTCTAAGGTTGAGCAGGTCATCCTGTGCGAAGCCGACCCCGATGTATCAGATAACATACTAAAGGATATTACTGACAATGCTGAGGAGCTGCTCCAGCTTTTGGAGCTTCCGTACCGTGTTATGGCTGTCTGTACAGGAGATATGTCGCAGAAAACCTACAAGCAATATGACATCGAAACATGGATGCCTAGCCGTCAGGCTTATGGAGAAACCCACTCTTCGTCCAATGTGCATGATTTTCAGGCTAGACGCTCGAACATCCGATATCGCGACGCTGCTGGCAGCTTGAAATTTTGTCACTCACTCAACAACACTGCTGTGGCCAGCCCACGGATCCTCATCCCTCTAATTGAAAATCATCAATGCGAGGATGGAACCATTAGAATTCCTACGGCACTACGACCGTACTTGAATGGTAGGGAACGACTGTATCCCAAAAATATGGAATGAAACTTCCACATTAGGCACCTCCATTGCTCCTTCAAAGCACCCTTCAACTGAAGAACCCCAAGCCTCAGATCACAACTGACCTGCAGCTTGGGGTCTTTCAGCATAATATGCCTCTGTGGCGCCAACAAAACGAAGATGGTTCTAATCGTACTACTTGCTTGGCAGCCGGTTTGAAGTCTGATCAGCAATGTTATTCATCGCTTCTGCCCTTTCAAAGTCTGAAACTCACATACTCCAAACACGGAACATATCGTTAACGAATCCAGCAACTCTTATATGCTCAAAAACTAATTGTTTTATTTTGTAACGAACTCCACACACCCTATATCCAGCAAAGTAGCCCCATTCCTCCCGAATATTACTCAATAACGCCAATGAAGTTCCTTAGAAATTAAAACAGGTCATTTTGTCGGTAATAAACACAATACAATTCGTTAGCTAAAATCACACCGCGTCTTCTATGCGAGATACCATAGACGCTAATCCAAACTTGGTGATGAAGTACGCGACGATAGGTAGTTAAAACGTAATGTAGTGGTGTCCCGTAGTGGTGTCCGTAGTGGTGTCCGTAGTGGTGTACCGTAGTGTGTCCCATATGCAATACAAGACAGCACAAAAAAACGTGTACCGCCGTCAATACGACAGCAGTACACGCAAATAAAGCTATTATAGCAAATGACAAGCGGCAAAATGACCAGGCTCCACCTCTTTAAACGGAGGCATCGTAGCCGCGCATTCAGGCATCGCATGTGGACAGCGTGTTCTGAACGGACATCCGCTCGGTGGATTAAGCGGACTTGGAATTTCGCCCTGTAAAATCACACGTTTCCGCTGCTTCTGAAGATCGGGATCCGGAATAGGAATTGCGGACAACAAAGATTGCGTATACGGATGAAGCGGCTTAGCATTCAACTCATCCGACGTTGCTACCTCAACCAGCTTACCCAGATACATAACGCCAATCCTATCGGAAATATGCTTGACCATAGCTAGATCATGCGCAATGAACAAGTAAGTCAAACCATGCTCCTTCTGCAGCTTCTTGAACAGGTTCACAACCTGAGCTTGGACAGAAACATCTAGCGCAGAAATTGGCTCGTCAGCAATAATAAATTGCGGCTCAATCGCTAACGCGCGAGCAATCCCGATCCTCTGACGCTGACCGCCCGAAAATTCATGGGGAAAACGTCCCGCATGCTCTTCATTTAAGCCGACATCTGTAAGCAGCTGGCTTACCCGCTCTTTTCTTTTTTTCCCCGTATACAAGCCGTGAATATCCATTCCCTCAGAAATAATTTTCCCAACCGTCATACGTGGATTAAGCGAAGCGTAAGGGTCCTGGAACACCATCTGCATATCCCTGCGGAATTTCTTCCTATCATCGCCACTCAATTTCTGTATATCTTTGCCGTTAAACAGTACCTCGCCACCCGTTGCTTCATAAAGCCGGATAATCGTTCTGCCTGTCGTGGATTTACCGCAGCCAGACTCGCCGACAAGTCCAAAGGTTTCCCCCCGTTTAATCGAGAAGTTCAAGCCATCAACCGCTTTGAGTACACGATCCCCACTCAGGTGAAAATGCTTCTGTAGGTTTTTTACCTCTAAAATATGATCCTCAGCCATGTGATCTTCCCCCCACTTCGACTGGAATATCAACCTTCGGAGCGTCCGGATGTAACAACCAGCAGGCAGAGCTATGATCTGCAGACAGTTCGAAGTGCTCAGGATCAACCTCTTTGCAGATTTGCATCGCATACGGACAGCGTGCCGCAAAAGCGCAGCCTACCGGAGGAGCAAATAAATCAGGAGGAGTGCCCGGTATCGAATCCAGCTCATTGTTCTTATCGCTATCTAACCGTGGAACAGAGCGTAGCAATCCCCAAGTATATGGATGTCTAGGGTTATAGAAAATATCATTAAGAGTACCTCTCTCAACAACTTTACCTGCATACATAACGATGACTTTATGAGCCATCTCAGCAACTACACCTAAATCATGCGTAATAAGGATGATCGAAGTATCTGTTTTCTGCTGAATGTCTCGTAATAAATCGATAATTTGAGCTTGAATCGTGACATCGAGTGCTGTGGTTGGTTCATCAGCAATGAGCAGCTTGGGTTGACAAGCGAGAGACAACGCAATCATGACCCGCTGCCTCATCCCTCCCGAAAGCTCGTGTGGGTATTGATGAATACGTTCCGATGCATTCGACATCCCCACTAGTGTCAGAAGATCAGCAGCACGCTGCATAGCTTCAGATTTACTTACCTTCTGATGCTTACGAATACCCTCCGAGATTTGTGCACCAACCGTCATTGTTGGATTCAAAGAGGTCATCGGGTCTTGAAAAATCATGCCCATCTCCTGACCTCGCACTTTCTCCATCTGGGATTCCGACATTTTCGTAATCTCATGCTTGCTATCAAAAAGAACCGACGAGCCCTCTTTAATGTAGCTTGGCGGAGTCGGAATCAACCTCATAATCGTCTGGGCTGTTACCGATTTACCACTTCCGGATTCTCCAACGATCGCCAGAACCTCTCCTTTATTCAGGCTGAAGGAGACGCCACGAACCGCTTGAACCTCACCGGCATACATTTTGAAGGATACACGCAAATTGTTAACTTCAAGTATAGGCTTTCCCATCCGGCAGGCCTCCTTATTTTCTCATTTTCGGATCGAGAGCATCCCGTAGCCCGTCCCCGAACACGTTAAAGCTAAGCAAGATCAAGCTGAATACAATAGTTGGGAAAATAATGCGATGTGGCTGGTACCTCATATATTGCGCACCATCGTTAATTAAATTACCGAGGGACGCCATAGGAGGTCGAATGCCGACACCGATAAAGCTAAGAAACGACTCAAAAAAAATAGCCGTCGGAACAATAAACGTAATTTGCACAATTACAAGTCCAAGCACATTTGGAATAAGATGCTGCATAATGATCCGTGAAGGCTTCGCGCCCAAAGTTCGAGCAGCCAGAACGAATTCCTGCTCCTTAACGAGCAGAATTTGTCCCCTTACTAACCGCGCCATACCTACCCAACCCGTTAAGGCATAGGCGATAATAATAGATTTGATACCGGGTCCAAGGAAGACAATCAGAATAATAGCCAGCAGCAGCAATGGAATAGAGTAAATTATTTCAATGATCCGCTGCATTACATTGTCTACTTTTCCACCAAAATAAGCCGAAATCCCCCCATAGATAACACCAAATACTAAATCAATCACTGCTGCAACCAAGCCTATAAACAAGGAAATTCGAGTTCC
This portion of the Cohnella abietis genome encodes:
- the serS gene encoding serine--tRNA ligase is translated as MLDIKWIRQHHEQVQTVADQKGIKLSIAELLKCDDVRRSLLNQSETFRESRNSLSQQIGQMVAQGKHDQIELTKQKVKRINDELLEIEATLSSTEKHYLQLMALVPNVVSPDTPIGRSDADNVELRRIGKLPVTDYELKSHVTLGEWHDMIDLPRGVKAAGTRNYYLKGDGVLLHRAVQQLALDLLLAKGFTPLEVPLMTRSEALYNTGFFPLGEEQTYRLSGENKWLVGTSEVPLVTYYANEIVNVTEPIKLAAASVCFRNEVGSSGKDVQGLYRVHQFSKVEQVILCEADPDVSDNILKDITDNAEELLQLLELPYRVMAVCTGDMSQKTYKQYDIETWMPSRQAYGETHSSSNVHDFQARRSNIRYRDAAGSLKFCHSLNNTAVASPRILIPLIENHQCEDGTIRIPTALRPYLNGRERLYPKNME
- a CDS encoding ABC transporter ATP-binding protein, which produces MAEDHILEVKNLQKHFHLSGDRVLKAVDGLNFSIKRGETFGLVGESGCGKSTTGRTIIRLYEATGGEVLFNGKDIQKLSGDDRKKFRRDMQMVFQDPYASLNPRMTVGKIISEGMDIHGLYTGKKRKERVSQLLTDVGLNEEHAGRFPHEFSGGQRQRIGIARALAIEPQFIIADEPISALDVSVQAQVVNLFKKLQKEHGLTYLFIAHDLAMVKHISDRIGVMYLGKLVEVATSDELNAKPLHPYTQSLLSAIPIPDPDLQKQRKRVILQGEIPSPLNPPSGCPFRTRCPHAMPECAATMPPFKEVEPGHFAACHLL
- a CDS encoding ABC transporter ATP-binding protein, whose protein sequence is MGKPILEVNNLRVSFKMYAGEVQAVRGVSFSLNKGEVLAIVGESGSGKSVTAQTIMRLIPTPPSYIKEGSSVLFDSKHEITKMSESQMEKVRGQEMGMIFQDPMTSLNPTMTVGAQISEGIRKHQKVSKSEAMQRAADLLTLVGMSNASERIHQYPHELSGGMRQRVMIALSLACQPKLLIADEPTTALDVTIQAQIIDLLRDIQQKTDTSIILITHDLGVVAEMAHKVIVMYAGKVVERGTLNDIFYNPRHPYTWGLLRSVPRLDSDKNNELDSIPGTPPDLFAPPVGCAFAARCPYAMQICKEVDPEHFELSADHSSACWLLHPDAPKVDIPVEVGGRSHG
- a CDS encoding ABC transporter permease; amino-acid sequence: MIDIAKEKFLPAEKTTNAETIVRPSLTYWQDAWRRLRTNKMAMTGLIILIVLSLLAIFAPMFSKFDYETQYLKDIDLKPSWTHFFGTDDFGRDLWTRVWWGTRISLFIGLVAAVIDLVFGVIYGGISAYFGGKVDNVMQRIIEIIYSIPLLLLAIILIVFLGPGIKSIIIAYALTGWVGMARLVRGQILLVKEQEFVLAARTLGAKPSRIIMQHLIPNVLGLVIVQITFIVPTAIFFESFLSFIGVGIRPPMASLGNLINDGAQYMRYQPHRIIFPTIVFSLILLSFNVFGDGLRDALDPKMRK